A genomic region of Peromyscus eremicus chromosome 19, PerEre_H2_v1, whole genome shotgun sequence contains the following coding sequences:
- the Arsi gene encoding arylsulfatase I — MHALSGFSLVSLLSLGYLSWDWAKPGLVADGPAEAGDQPSAAPPQPPHIIFILTDDQGYHDVGYHGSDIETPTLDRLAAEGVKLENYYIQPICTPSRSQLLTGRYQIHTGLQHSIIRPRQPNCLPLDQVTLPQKLQEAGYSTHMVGKWHLGFYRKECLPTRRGFDTFLGSLTGNVDYYTYDNCDGPGVCGFDLHEGESVAWGLSGQYSTKLYAQRASHILASHSPQNPLFLYVAFQAVHTPLQSPREYLYRYRTMGNVARRKYAAMVTCMDEAVRNITWALKRYGFYNNSVIIFSSDNGGQTFSGGSNWPLRGRKGTYWEGGVRGLGFVHSPLLKKKRRTSRALVHITDWYPTLVGLAGGTTSAADGLDGYDVWPAISEGRASPRTEILHNIDPLYNHARHGSLEGGFGIWNTAVQAAIRVGEWKLLTGDPGYGDWIPPQTLASFPGSWWNLERMASIRQAVWLFNISADPYEREDLAGQRPDVVRTLLARLADYNRTAIPVRYPAANPRAHPDFNGGAWGPWASDDDDEEEEEEEEGRARSFSRGRRKKKCKICKLRSFFRKLNTRLMSHRI; from the exons ATGCACGCCCTCTCTGGATTCTCCCTGGTCAGCCTGCTCAGCTTGGGCTACCTGTCCTGGGATTGGGCCAAGCCGGGCCTCGTGGCTGATGGGCCTGCGGAGGCCGGCGATCAGCCTTCAGCGGCTCCACCACAGCCTCCTCACATTATCTTCATCCTCACCGACGACCAAGGGTACCACGACGTGGGCTACCACGGCTCAGATATCGAGACCCCAACTCTAGACCGGCTGGCAGCTGAGGGCGTCAAGCTGGAGAATTACTACATCCAGCCCATATGTACGCCTTCTCGGAGCCAACTCCTAACTGGCAG gtacCAGATCCACACAGGATTGCAACACTCCATCATCCGCCCACGGCAACCCAACTGTCTGCCTCTGGACCAGGTGACGCTGCCCCAGAAGTTGCAGGAAGCAGGGTACTCCACCCACATGGTGGGCAAGTGGCATCTGGGCTTCTACAGGAAGGAGTGCTTGCCTACCCGCAGGGGCTTTGACACCTTCCTGGGCTCCCTCACAGGCAATGTGGACTACTATACCTATGACAATTGTGACGGCCCAGGGGTTTGTGGTTTCGACCTGCATGAGGGTGAGAGTGTGGCTTGGGGTCTCAGCGGCCAGTACTCCACTAAGCTCTATGCTCAGCGTGCCAGCCACATCCTTGCCAGCCACAGCCCTCAGAACCCCCTGTTCCTCTACGTGGCCTTCCAGGCAGTACACACACCCTTACAGTCACCCCGGGAGTACCTGTACCGCTATCGCACGATGGGCAATGTAGCTCGGCGCAAGTACGCAGCCATGGTGACCTGCATGGACGAGGCTGTTCGCAACATCACCTGGGCCCTCAAGCGCTATGGTTTCTATAACAACAGCGTCATTATCTTCTCCAGTGACAATGGTGGCCAGACTTTCTCAGGAGGTAGCAACTGGCCCCTTCGAGGACGCAAGGGCACGTACTGGGAAGGTGGTGTGAGGGGCCTGGGTTTTGTCCACAGCCCCCTGCTCAAGAAAAAGAGACGGACCAGTCGGGCCCTGGTGCATATCACGGACTGGTACCCAACACTGGTGGGTCTGGCCGGTGGTACTACATCAGCAGCTGATGGACTGGATGGCTATGATGTCTGGCCAGCCATTAGTGAGGGCCGGGCCTCACCGCGCACAGAGATCCTACACAACATCGACCCCCTCTACAACCATGCCCGGCATGGCTCCTTGGAGGGCGGCTTTGGCATCTGGAATACAGCTGTTCAGGCTGCTATCCGGGTGGGAGAGTGGAAGCTGCTCACCGGAGACCCCGGCTATGGTGACTGGATTCCACCGCAGACGCTGGCCTCCTTCCCCGGCAGCTGGTGGAACCTGGAGCGGATGGCCAGCATCCGCCAGGCTGTGTGGCTCTTTAACATCAGTGCTGACCCTTATGAACGAGAGGACCTGGCTGGCCAGCGACCTGATGTAGTCCGCACCCTGCTGGCTCGCCTTGCTGATTATAACCGGACCGCCATCCCCGTGCGTTACCCAGCTGCGAACCCTCGGGCCCATCCTGACTTTAATGGGGGCGCTTGGGGGCCCTGGgccagtgatgatgatgatgaggaggaggaggaggaggaggaaggcagggctCGAAGTTTCTCCCGGGGCCGCCGCAAGAAGAAATGCAAGATTTGCAAGCTTCGATCTTTTTTCCGTAAACTCAACACCAGGCTGATGTCCCATCGGATCTGA